The Oryza glaberrima chromosome 9, OglaRS2, whole genome shotgun sequence genome includes a window with the following:
- the LOC127784352 gene encoding wall-associated receptor kinase 2-like, which translates to MSEMAVALAILLVGLAPATPSSSAQQLPGCPATCGNISIPYPFGIGAGCARDEGFQLECNHTSSPPRLIVSNSTGRRPRQQLLSLSLADGEARTFLTAKRRCYNSSTGDMVSENDQNTTEMSLSGTPYRFSRSRNRLVALGCPNLAYLVDGRGSYISSCTSICRTPESVAAGSTVGFTGEGCCQSSIPYSVDVYKPDIIGFKQGQAGDSVLLNSTAASSILQSSTVCRYMYLAEDRWIDAAYRDGAVDFNRTDDFAVHVVLDWAVRNAGNCSAARRNLAAANYACRSADSVCVDTGDGDGYRCNCSKGYEGNPYLDGGCKDINECERAKEYPCFGVCTNTLGSYHCSCPPGTSGNATIQTGCVKTNQALTTGSIIGIGVGSGAGILVMALGTTFLTRRIKDRRARMLRQKFFKQNRGHLLEQLVSQKADIAERMIIPLAELAKATNNFDESRKLGGGGHGTVYKGILSDLHVVAIKKSKVAVQREIDEFINEVAILSQINHRNVVKLFGCCLETEVPLLVYEFISNGTLYDHLHVEGPASLPWEFRLRIATETARALAYLHSAVSFPIIHRDIKSHNILLDGSLTTKVSDFGASRCIPAEQNGVTTAIQGTLGYLDPMYYYTGRLTEKSDVFSFGIVLIELLTRKKPYSYRSPDDDSLVAHFTALLTHGNLGDILDPQVNEEGGKEVKEVAMLAVACVKLKADERPTMRQVEMTLETVQSLSLQQEAVPSVAAEESKEKHVSWSYPVCEGISIESSRQYSYEEENLLSSRYPR; encoded by the exons ATGTCAGAAATGGCGGTCGCCTTAGCTATATTGCTCGTCGGCCTTGCGCCGGCGACACCATCGTCGTCGGCTCAGCAGCTGCCGGGATGCCCCGCAACGTGCGGGAACATCAGCATCCCCTACCCCTTCGGCATCGGCGCCGGCTGCGCGCGCGACGAGGGCTTCCAGCTCGAGTGCAACCacacctcctcccctccccgcctcaTCGTGTCCAACTCTACCGGCCGCCGGCCCCGGCAACAGCTGCTCAGCCTGtccctcgccgacggcgaggcccGCACCTTCCTCACCGCGAAACGGCGGTGCTACAACAGCAGCACGGGGGACATGGTGAGCGAGAACGATCAGAACACCACCGAGATGTCCCTCTCCGGCACGCCCTACCGCTTCTCCAGGTCGAGGAACCGCCTCGTCGCGCTCGGCTGCCCCAACCTCGCCTACCTGGTCGACGGCAGGGGCTCCTACATCAGCAGCTGCACGTCCATCTGCCGGACGCCGgagtcggtcgccgccggctcgACGGTGGGGTTCACCGGCGAGGGGTGCTGCCAGAGCAGCATACCCTACAGCGTCGACGTCTACAAGCCCGACATCATCGGCTTCAAGCAAGGCCAAGCTGGGGACTCCGTTCTGCTGAACAGCACGGCGGCTTCTTCCATCTTGCAGAGCAGCACGGTTTGCCGGTACATGTACCTGGCGGAGGACAGGTGGATCGATGCCGCGTAccgcgacggcgccgtcgacTTCAACCGCACCGACGACTTCGCCGTGCACGTCGTGCTCGACTGGGCCGTCCGGAACGCCGGCAACTGCAGCGCCGCCAGGCGCAACCTCGCCGCGGCCAACTACGCGTGCCGGAGCGCCGACAGCGTGTGCGTCGACaccggtgacggcgacgggtACCGGTGCAACTGCTCCAAGGGCTACGAGGGCAACCCCTACCTCGATGGCGGGTGCAAAG ACATCAACGAGTGCGAGCGGGCAAAGGAGTACCCGTGCTTCGGCGTGTGCACGAACACGCTGGGATCGTACCACTGCAGCTGCCCGCCGGGTACTAGTGGCAACGCGACCATTCAAACTGGCTGCGTTAAAACTAATCAAG CATTAACCACGGGATCAATTATTGGCATTGGAGTTGGCAGTGGCGCCGGGATTTTGGTCATGGCTCTCGGTACAACCTTTTTAACACGTAGGATTAAGGATCGGAGAGCAAGAATGCTGAGACAGAAGTTCTTCAAACAGAACCGTGGCCATTTGTTGGAACAGTTGGTATCTCAAAAGGCTGATATTGCTGAAAGGATGATCATCCCCTTGGCAGAACTGGCGAAGGCCACAAACAATTTTGATGAATCGCGTAAgcttggaggaggagggcatGGCACTGTGTACAAAGGGATTTTAtcggatcttcatgttgttgcGATCAAGAAATCAAAGGTAGCAGTCCAAAGGGAGATTGATGAGTTTATTAATGAGGTAGCCATTCTCTCACAAATCAACCATCGTAATGTGGTCAAACTTTTTGGATGTTGCCTCGAGACAGAAGTGCCATTGTTGGTCTATGAATTCATATCAAATGGTACCCTTTATGACCATCTTCATGTTGAAGGACCAGCATCATTGCCATGGGAATTTAGGCTTAGAATTGCAACTGAAACCGCTAGAGCACTTGCCTACCTTCACTCGGCAGTGTCATTCCCTATAATCCACAGGGATATCAAGTCCCATAACATCTTATTAGATGGCTCGCTAACAACAAAAGTGTCAGACTTTGGAGCTTCAAGGTGCATTCCTGCTGAACAAAATGGGGTCACAACCGCAATTCAAGGAACACTAGGATACCTAGACCCCATGTACTACTACACAGGACGTCTCACAGAGAAAAGTGATGTTTTTAGTTTTGGCATTGTTCTAATAGAGCTACTTACCAGGAAGAAACCATACTCATATAGATCGCCTGACGATGATAGTCTTGTTGCACATTTCACTGCCCTACTCACACATGGCAACTTGGGTGACATACTTGATCCTCAGGTGAATGAAGAGGGAGGCAAAGAGGTTAAAGAAGTAGCCATGCTAGCTGTGGCATGTGTCAAGTTGAAAGCAGATGAACGACCTACAATGAGGCAGGTGGAGATGACACTTGAAACTGTTCAATCGTTGTCACTACAACAAGAAGCAGTACCTAGTGTGGCCGCAGAGGAATCCAAGGAGAAACATGTCTCATGGAGCTATCCGGTATGTGAGGGCATAAGCATAGAGTCGAGTAGACAATATAGCTATGAGGAAGAGAATTTGTTGTCATCGAGGTACCCTCGATAG
- the LOC127784350 gene encoding wall-associated receptor kinase 2-like isoform X2: MVMLFPSPATAALLVLVVVLLQLQLWSAEAQVAVGSGPPAGCPSPDRCGNVSVPFPFGIRAGCSLAGFDLTCDTTTNPPRLMIGNGTLQVVSISLADATVRALDLAGAVNITYDGNVSGNGTWRSLGATVGGPFVVADLRNQLVVTGCNIQVTLMGDRANGITGCSSFCSINDRWTSFVANVSGNASCSGIGCCKTPIPIGRTSYLVDYKTLESSHEHDNKLPNVVRVAEQGWFDGAVAADLLDNSKRDKSPLTPVPVVLDWVVAFTLETALFSAQTGQFADDGNWSCPTAGSGRKTACLSTFSVCRNITGNYRLGYVCQCDKGYDGNPYVTDGCQDIDECEQAEEHGCFGECTNTRGAFLCRCPRGARGNATIPNGCTKSNLGLTIGVGIGSGAALFILALGAVFLTRKIKQRRARTLRQKFFKQNRGHLLQQLVSQKADIAERMIIPLAELEKATNNFDESRELGGGGHGTVYKGYGGAKKGS, from the exons ATGGTGATGTTGTttccatcgccggcgacggcggcgctgctggtgctggtggtggtgctgctgcagctgcagctttgGTCGGCGGAAGCGCAGGTGGCGGTGGGCTCAGGGCCGCCGGCGGGGTGCCCGTCCCCGGACAGGTGCGGCAACGTGAGCGTGCCGTTCCCGTTCGGCATCCGCGCCGGCTGCTCCCTCGCGGGATTCGATCTCACCTGCGACACCACGACCAATCCCCCGCGGCTGATGATCGGCAACGGCACCCTGCAGGTCGTCAGCATCTCGCTGGCCGACGCCACGGTGCGCGCCctggacctcgccggcgccgtgaaCATCACGTACGACGGGAACGTCAGCGGCAATGGCACGTGGAGGAGCCTCGGCGCCACGGTGGGCGGGCCGTTCGTCGTGGCCGACCTGCGCAACCAGCTCGTCGTCACGGGGTGCAACATCCAGGTAACCCTCATGGGGGACAGAGCCAACGGCATCACCGGCTGCTCCTCCTTCTGCTCCATCAACGACAGGTGGACGAGCTTCGTGGCGAACGTGTCCGGGAACGCGTCGTGCTCCGGCATCGGCTGCTGCAAAACGCCCATCCCCATCGGCCGCACCTCCTACTTGGTGGACTACAAGACCCTGGAATCGAGCCACGAGCACGACAACAAACTGCCCAACGTGGTGCGCGTCGCCGAGCAGGGCTGGTTCGACGGCGCCGTCGCTGCCGATCTGCTCGACAACTCCAAGAGGGACAAGTCGCCCCTGACACCGGTTCCGGTGGTGCTGGACTGGGTGGTGGCGTTCACCTTGGAGACCGCACTGTTTTCGGCACAGACCGGACAGTTCGCCGACGACGGCAACTGGTCCTGCCCCACGGCCGGCTCGGGCAGGAAGACCGCGTGCCTAAGCACCTTCAGCGTCTGCCGCAACATCACCGGTAACTACCGCCTCGGCTATGTGTGCCAGTGCGACAAGGGGTACGACGGGAACCCGTACGTCACCGACGGATGCCAAGACATCGACGAGTGCGAGCAGGCAGAGGAGCACGGCTGCTTCGGCGAGTGCACCAACACGCGGGGAGCCTTCTTGTGCAGGTGCCCGCGCGGTGCCCGTGGTAACGCCACCATTCCAAATGGCTGCACCAAATCCAATCTAG GTTTAACTATTGGAGTTGGAATTGGTAGTGGTGCCGCCCTTTTTATCCTGGCACTTGGTGCTGTCTTTTTAACACGTAAGATTAAACAACGGAGAGCAAGAACACTGAGACAGAAGTTCTTCAAACAAAACCGTGGCCATTTGTTGCAACAATTGGTATCTCAAAAGGCGGACATTGCTGAAAGAATGATCATCCCCTTGGCAGAACTAGAAAAGGCCACAAACAACTTTGACGAATCGCGTgagcttggaggaggaggacatggcACCGTATATAAAG GTTATGGAGGAGCGAAAAAAGGAAGTTAA
- the LOC127784350 gene encoding wall-associated receptor kinase 2-like isoform X1: MVMLFPSPATAALLVLVVVLLQLQLWSAEAQVAVGSGPPAGCPSPDRCGNVSVPFPFGIRAGCSLAGFDLTCDTTTNPPRLMIGNGTLQVVSISLADATVRALDLAGAVNITYDGNVSGNGTWRSLGATVGGPFVVADLRNQLVVTGCNIQVTLMGDRANGITGCSSFCSINDRWTSFVANVSGNASCSGIGCCKTPIPIGRTSYLVDYKTLESSHEHDNKLPNVVRVAEQGWFDGAVAADLLDNSKRDKSPLTPVPVVLDWVVAFTLETALFSAQTGQFADDGNWSCPTAGSGRKTACLSTFSVCRNITGNYRLGYVCQCDKGYDGNPYVTDGCQDIDECEQAEEHGCFGECTNTRGAFLCRCPRGARGNATIPNGCTKSNLGLTIGVGIGSGAALFILALGAVFLTRKIKQRRARTLRQKFFKQNRGHLLQQLVSQKADIAERMIIPLAELEKATNNFDESRELGGGGHGTVYKGILSDLHVVAIKKSNVTVQREIDEFINEVAILSQINHRNVVKLFGCCLETEVPLLVYEFISNGTLYHHLHVEGPTSLPWEDRLRIATETARSLAYLHSAVSFPIIHRDIKSHNILLDGSLTTKVSDFGASRCIPAEQNGVTTAIQGTLGYLDPMYYYTGCLTEKSDIYSFGVVLMELLTRKKPHSYRSAEDESFVSHFTTLHAQGNLADILDAQVMEERKKEVNEVAVLAVACVKLKAEERPTMRQVEMTLESIRSSSLQQEVLHSVSTKNSKELHVSWSHAISEGTSLDSTRQYSLEEENLLSSRYPQ; encoded by the exons ATGGTGATGTTGTttccatcgccggcgacggcggcgctgctggtgctggtggtggtgctgctgcagctgcagctttgGTCGGCGGAAGCGCAGGTGGCGGTGGGCTCAGGGCCGCCGGCGGGGTGCCCGTCCCCGGACAGGTGCGGCAACGTGAGCGTGCCGTTCCCGTTCGGCATCCGCGCCGGCTGCTCCCTCGCGGGATTCGATCTCACCTGCGACACCACGACCAATCCCCCGCGGCTGATGATCGGCAACGGCACCCTGCAGGTCGTCAGCATCTCGCTGGCCGACGCCACGGTGCGCGCCctggacctcgccggcgccgtgaaCATCACGTACGACGGGAACGTCAGCGGCAATGGCACGTGGAGGAGCCTCGGCGCCACGGTGGGCGGGCCGTTCGTCGTGGCCGACCTGCGCAACCAGCTCGTCGTCACGGGGTGCAACATCCAGGTAACCCTCATGGGGGACAGAGCCAACGGCATCACCGGCTGCTCCTCCTTCTGCTCCATCAACGACAGGTGGACGAGCTTCGTGGCGAACGTGTCCGGGAACGCGTCGTGCTCCGGCATCGGCTGCTGCAAAACGCCCATCCCCATCGGCCGCACCTCCTACTTGGTGGACTACAAGACCCTGGAATCGAGCCACGAGCACGACAACAAACTGCCCAACGTGGTGCGCGTCGCCGAGCAGGGCTGGTTCGACGGCGCCGTCGCTGCCGATCTGCTCGACAACTCCAAGAGGGACAAGTCGCCCCTGACACCGGTTCCGGTGGTGCTGGACTGGGTGGTGGCGTTCACCTTGGAGACCGCACTGTTTTCGGCACAGACCGGACAGTTCGCCGACGACGGCAACTGGTCCTGCCCCACGGCCGGCTCGGGCAGGAAGACCGCGTGCCTAAGCACCTTCAGCGTCTGCCGCAACATCACCGGTAACTACCGCCTCGGCTATGTGTGCCAGTGCGACAAGGGGTACGACGGGAACCCGTACGTCACCGACGGATGCCAAGACATCGACGAGTGCGAGCAGGCAGAGGAGCACGGCTGCTTCGGCGAGTGCACCAACACGCGGGGAGCCTTCTTGTGCAGGTGCCCGCGCGGTGCCCGTGGTAACGCCACCATTCCAAATGGCTGCACCAAATCCAATCTAG GTTTAACTATTGGAGTTGGAATTGGTAGTGGTGCCGCCCTTTTTATCCTGGCACTTGGTGCTGTCTTTTTAACACGTAAGATTAAACAACGGAGAGCAAGAACACTGAGACAGAAGTTCTTCAAACAAAACCGTGGCCATTTGTTGCAACAATTGGTATCTCAAAAGGCGGACATTGCTGAAAGAATGATCATCCCCTTGGCAGAACTAGAAAAGGCCACAAACAACTTTGACGAATCGCGTgagcttggaggaggaggacatggcACCGTATATAAAGGTATTCTCTCAGACCTTCATGTCGTCGCAATCAAGAAATCAAATGTGACAGTCCAAAGGGAGATTGATGAGTTCATAAACGAGGTAGCCATTCTATCACAAATCAACCACCGCAATGTGGTGAAACTTTTTGGATGTTGTCTTGAGACTGAAGTGCCATTGTTGGTTTATGAATTCATATCAAATGGTACCCTTTATCATCATCTTCACGTTGAGGGACCAACATCATTGCCATGGGAAGATAGGCTCAGAATTGCTACTGAAACAGCTAGATCCCTCGCTTATCTTCACTCTGCTGTGTCATTCCCTATAATCCACAGGGATATCAAGTCCCATAATATCCTATTGGATGGCTCACTAACGACAAAAGTCTCAGACTTTGGAGCTTCAAGGTGCATCCCAGCTGAACAAAATGGGGTTACAACTGCTATTCAAGGAACACTAGGATACCTAGACCCCATGTATTACTACACAGGATGTCTCACAGAGAAGAGTGATATTTATAGCTTCGGCGTTGTTTTAATGGAGTTGCTTACTAGGAAAAAACCACACTCATATAGATCGGCTGAGGATGAGAGCTTTGTTTCACATTTCACTACCCTACATGCACAGGGCAACTTGGCTGACATACTTGATGCGCAGGTTATGGAGGAGCGAAAAAAGGAAGTTAATGAAGTAGCCGTATTAGCTGTGGCATGTGTCAAGTTAAAAGCAGAAGAGCGACCGACTATGAGACAGGTGGAAATGACACTCGAGAGCATTCGATCATCATCACTGCAGCAAGAAGTATTGCATAGTGTTAGCACAAAAAACTCTAAGGAGCTTCATGTCTCATGGAGCCATGCAATAAGCGAGGGTACAAGCTTAGATTCAACTAGGCAATATAGTCTCGAAGAAGAGAACTTGTTATCATCAAGGTATCCCCAATAG